TTGGCTGGCGCTGGCGTAGTTCATCACGGCGGCCAGCGGCTGGTTCATCTCGTGGGCGATGCCCGAGGCCAGCTCGCCCAGGGTCACCAGGCGCGCGGTGTGGGCCAGTTCTTCCTGGTGCCGGCGCTGCTGGTTTTCGCGCAGTTCGCGCTCGGTCATGTCGCGGGCCACCAGCGAGTAGTAGCGCTCGCCACCAGCCGCCTGGTGCGCCAGCAGGACCAGCGACAGCGGCGCAGCGCTCCGCCCGGCCCCGGCGCGCAGCCGGCCTTCGGCGCTCCACACGCCGCTGTGCCGGGCGGTGTCCCAGCCTTCGCCTTCAAGTTTATCCGCAAGGCCGTCGTCGAGCACGTCGGCGACGGACGCCGGCAACGCCTCATCCTCCAGCCCGAGGGCACGGCGCGCCGATGGGTTGAGATAGGTAACGCGACCGGCCGGGTCGACGAACAGCACCAGGTCGGTATTGGCCTCGACCACTTCGGCCAGCCGCCGCAGGCCCTCCTCGGCCTGTACCCGCGCGGTGATGTCGCGGGACACGCTGACCACCTCCATCACCTGGCCGGTGTAGGTCTCGCGGATCGCGCGACTGGCGGTTTCGAACCACAGGTAATGGCCGTCACGGTGGCGCAGGCGGTAAGTCAGGGTCACGTAGCCGTCCTGCACCAGCGCGTCACGGGTGCGCTCGGCGACGCGCTGGCGGTCCTGCTCGTGGAGCATCGGCAGCAGCGCCTTGCCGCGCAGCTCTTCGGGCCAGTAGCCGAGCAGCGTCCAGGAGGCCGGCGACACATCGAGCAACTGGCCGTCGAGGGTGCGGCGGGAAATCAGGTCGGTGGTGTTCTCGATGATCTGCCGGTACAGCCGGCTGGCCGTGGCCGCTTCGCGCTGTTCGCGCTGTTGCATGGTGACCTCGCGGCCGTGGACCAGCACCTGCCGCTCCGCGAGCATCGGCACGAAGGTCCAGAGGAACTGCCGGTCTTCGCGCTCACCGACCACCTCGTGCACCGCCCGCCCCTGTTCCAGGCAAGTGCGCAGCAGTTGCGCATGGTTGCTGGGCAGCAGGTCGCGCGGTTCGGCGCCGGCGAACTCCGTAAGCCACTGGCGCAGGGCCCGGTTGCAGTCGACCAGCGTCGCCGACTCGTCCAGCACCAGCGCCGGCTGCGGATCGGCGCTGAGCAGCGGCGCGGTGCGATGCGCGTGGCGGGCCAGGACGAGCACTTCCCCGAGCAGCTCGCCAATCCAGTCCAGCCAGCTCCCGGCCTGGTCGGCGGGACTTTGCACCAACAGCAATCCAGGACGCTGCGCATCCAGCGACAGCACCAGCGCCAGCCCCTGTCCCCAGCCAGCGCGGCGCAACCGGCCGGCGAGCCAGCACGGCACGCTCATCAGTTCGTCCAGCGGCAGGCGCTGCCGGCCTTCCAGGTGCGCCGCCAGGGCCAGGTCATTGGCCTGCAGCGGATCGCCGCTACCCGGCGGCAGACGCGAGGCGCCGGCAACCGCTTCGAAGCTGTGGCTGCGCGGCTGCCATTCGACGTAGAGCGCACGCGCCACGCCGTCGCGTTCGAGGCACAGCCGCTGCAGCACCTCAGCCTGCGCCGCGACGGGGGCCTGCTCGCGCACCAGGCGCACCAGGGTATTCAGGTGGGGCATGGGAAGGACTCGATGGGGCTTTCGATGAATATAGTATTTATACCATACACCTTAGGTTTAACTTCCATATCAGATACGACATTGCTATAAAACGCCCCAATGACTGGGCGACAGCCTGCCGCACCGGTCACGACCCGCCTGCCGTCAAGTGCTCCACGGGTCACCACAGAACAATGAGCTAACAATCAGCCACAGGGTGTCCACATGTCGATCTTCGAACAGGGCTTGCCGCGCGCGGCCGTCAACCACATCGCGCTGTCGCCGCTGAGCTTCATCGAACGCACCGCCCACGTTTACCCCGAACGTACCGCCATCATTCACGGCAGTCTGCGCCGTACCTGGAAGGAAACCTACCAGCGCTGCCGCCGCCTGGCCTCCGCCCTCGCCGCCCGCGGCATCGGCCGTGGCGACACGGTGGCGGTGATGCTGCCCAACACCCCGCAGATGGTCGAGGCGCACTTCGGCGTGCCGATGATCGGCGCGGTGCTCAATACCCTCAACGTGCGCCTGGACGCCGAGGCCATCGCCTTCATGCTGCAGCACGGCGAAGCCAAGGTGTTGATCACCGACCGCGAATTCCACGACGTGATCCACGCCGCCCTGGGCATGCTCGACCACCCGCCGCTGGTGGTGGACGTGGACGACCCCGAGTACGGCGAAGGCCAGGCGGTCAGCCCGCTGGACTACGAGGCGCTGCTCGCCGAGGGCGACCCGGAGTTCGCCTGGCAGTGGCCGCAGGACGAGTGGGACGCCATCTCCCTCAACTACACCTCCGGCACCACCGGCAATCCCAAGGGCGTGGTCTACCACCACCGCGGCGCCTACCTGAACTCGCTGGGCAACCAGATGACCTGGTCGATGGGCCAGCACCCGGTCTACCTCTGGACCCTGCCGATGTTCCACTGCAACGGCTGGTGCTACCCCTGGACTGTCACCGCGCTGGCCGGCACCCACGTGTGCCTGCGCCGGGTCGATCCGCAGAAGATCCTCACCCTGATCCGCGAGCACCAGGTCACCCATATGTGCGGCGCGCCCATCGTGCTCAACGCGCTGATCAACATGCCCGAATCGGCCAAGGCTGCCATCGACCACCCGGTGCACGCGATGGTCGCCGGTGCGGCGCCGCCGGCCAAGGTGATCGGCGCAGTGGAGGAAATGGGCATCAAGGTCACCCACGTCTACGGCTTGACCGAGGTCTACGGCCCGGTGACGGTCTGCGCCTGGCACGAGGAATGGGACGCGCTGCCGCTGGACGAGCGCGCCCGCATCAAGTCGCGCCAGGGGGTGCGCTACCCGACCCTGGAAGGCGTGATGGTCGCCGACCCGAAGACCCTGGAGCCGGTGCCGTGCGACGGCCTGACCATCGGCGAGATCTTCATGCGCGGCAACACCGTGATGAAGGGCTACCTGAAGAACCCCACGGCCACCGAGGAGTCCTTCGCCGGCGGCTGGTTCCACACCGGCGACCTGGCGGTCTGGCACCCGGACGGCTACGTGGAAATCCGCGACCGCCTGAAGGACATCATCATCTCCGGGGGCGAGAACATCTCCACCATCGAGGTCGAGGGCGTGCTCTATCGCCACCCGGCCGTGATGGAGGCCGCCGTGGTGGCTCGCGCCGACGAACGTTGGGGCGAGACGCCCTGCGCCTTCATCACCCTAAAGGGCGAACACGCGGCGGTCGAGCCACAGGACATCATGAACTTCTGCCGCGAGCACCTGGCCGGCTTCAAGGTGCCGCGCACCGTGGTATTCACCGACCTGCCCAAGACTTCCACCGGGAAGATCCAGAAGTTCGTCCTGCGCGACTGGGCCAACGCCCTCTGACCCCACCCTCCGCCAGCCATCGTGCGCTCCCCGCAGCGGGGAGCGCCGGAGTTCGCCATGCCCGACTACAACGCTCCCCTGCGCGACATGCGCTTCCTGCTCGACGAAGTGTTCGACGCCCCCGCCCTCTGGGCGCGCCTGCCGGCGCTGGCCGAGCGCATCGACGCCGACACCGCCGACGCCATCCTCGAAGAGGCGGCGAAGATCACCGGCGGCCTGCTCGCCCCGCTCAACCGCAGCGGCGATGAGGAAGGCGTGCGGTTCGCCAACGGCGCCGTGCACACGCCCGTCGGCTTCCGCGAGGCCTACGCGACCTATGCCGAGGGCGGCTGGGTCGGCCTGGCGGGCAACCCCGCGTACGGCGGCATGGGCATGCCGAAGATGCTCTCGGTGCAGTTCGAGGAAATGATGTACGGCGCCAACGCCAGCTTCAGCCTGTACTCCACCCTCTCGGCCGGCGCCTGCCTGGCGCTGGACGCCCACGCCGACGAAGCGCTCAAGACCTCCTACCTGCCGAAGATGTATGCCGGCGAATGGGCCGGCTCCATGTGCCTGACCGAGCCGCAGGCCGGCACCGACCTGGGACTGATCCGCACCCGCGCCGAGCCGCAGGCCGATGGCAGTTATCGCGTCACCGGCACCAAGATCTTCATCACCGGCGGCGAGCAGGACCTCACCGACAACATCGTCCACCTGGTGCTGGCCAAGCTGCCCGACGCCCCCGCCGGCTCGCGCGGCATCTCTCTGTTCCTCGTGCCGAAATTCCTGGTACAGGCCGACGGCTCGCTCGGCGCACGCAACGCCGTGTCCTGCGGCTCGGTCGAGCACAAGATGGGCATCAAGGCCTCTGCGACCTGCGTGATGAACTTCGACGGCGCGACCGGCTGGCTGGTCGGCGAGCTGAACAAGGGGCTGGCGGCGATGTTCACCATGATGAACTACGAGCGCCTGTCCATCGGCATCCAGGGCATCGGTTGCGCCGAGATGTCCTACCAGAGCGCCGTCAGCTACGCCCGCGAGCGCCTTCAGAGCCGTGCCGCCACAGGCCCGGTGGCGAAGGACAAGGCCGCCGACCCGATCATCGTGCACCCCGACGTGCGCCGCATGCTGCTGACCATGAAGGCCCTGACCGAAGGCGGTCGGGCCTTCTCCACCTACGTCGGCCAGCAGCTGGACGTCGCTAAGTACGCCGAAGACGCCGCCGAGCGCGACGCCGCCCAGGCGCTGGTGGCGCTGCTGACGCCGGTCGCCAAGGCCTTCTTCACCGACACCGGGCTGGAAAGCTGCATCCACGGCCAGCAGGTGTTCGGCGGCCACGGTTTCATCCGCGAATGGGGCCAGGAACAGCTGGTGCGCGACGTGCGCATCGCGCAGATCTACGAAGGCACCAATGGCATCCAGGCGCTGGACCTGCTGGGCCGCAAGGTGATCGCCGACGGCGGCCAGGCGCTCGCCCTGTTCGCCGGGGAAATCCGCGCCTTCGCCGATGCCGCCGACGGGGTGGCCATGAGCGCCTTCACCGCGCCGCTGCTGGATGCGCTGGACCTGCTCGAATCCGTCACCCGCCACGTGCGCGAACGCGCCGCCAGTGCGCCGCAGGAGATCGGCGCCGCCTCGGTGGAGTACCTGCACCTGTTCGGCTACACCGCCTATGCCTACCTCTGGGCACGCATGGCGCAGGCCAGCGTGGGGCAGGACGATGACTTCCACGGCGGCAAACTGGCCACCGCGCGCTTCTACTTCGCCCGCCTGCTGCCGCGCACCGAGTCCCTGGCGAGTTCGATCCGCGCCGGCAGCGACAGCCTGTTCGAGCTGCGCGCCGAGCAATTCTGACGGCCGGCGGACCCGCCATTCTGTTGAGTGTGATTGCGTGGCCAGCCCTGAGGGGCTGTGCCGCGCTTTTTTTTGCCTCGGCGGATGGGGGGGAGCCCACGTAGAATGAAGGCATCCACTTGCCACCGGTCTGCGTCATGAGCACCTCCGATCCGACCCTGCGCGACATCTCCCGCGTCACCCTGCAGCACTATCAGGACAGCGCCCAGTCCTTCCGCGAAGGCACCTGGGACCACGACGTCACCCAGAACATCACCGCGCTGCTGCGGCATATCCAGGGCGAGGCGCCTTTCGCGCTGCTCGACTTCGGCTGCGGTCCGGGTCGCGACCTGTGTGTGTTCAAGGGCATGGGCCACGCGCCGGTGGGCCTGGACGGCTGTGCCAGTTTCGTCGACATGGCTCGCGAGGCCAGCGGCTGCGAGGTCTGGCAGCAGGACTTCCTCGCCCTCGACCTGCCCGCCGGGCGTTTCGATGGCATTTATGCCAACGCCAGCCTGTTCCATGTCCCGCGCAGCGAACTGCCGCGCGTGCTGGGCCAGTTGCATGCGGCGCTGAAGCCGGGGGGCGTGCTGTTCAGCTCCAACCCGCGCGGGGAAAACCAGGAAGGCTGGAATGGCGGGCGCTACGGGTCCTACCACGACCTGGAGAACTGGACGCGACTGCTGGAGGACGCAGGGTTCCGCGAGCTGGAACACTATTACCGCCCCGCCGGGCTGCCACGGGAGCAACAGCCGTGGCTGGCGAGTGTCTGGCGCAAGGTCTGATCGTGGTGCGGGGGTGGTTCGCGAGCAAGCTCGCTCCTACGAAAAACGCAGCGGCACATACCTGCAGGAACGAGCTTGCTCGCGAACCCGCCTGACGCCGGCCCTGCCCGCAAACTGCACGACAGATGAGGCGATCGCGGACAAAGTCCACTCCTACGGTTTTGCAGGAACGGACTTTGTCCGCAGTAGGTCCAGCAAGGCATGGCACGGGCGTCCCGCCCGCGCCACCCTCCAGGATCAG
This Pseudomonas sp. ATCC 13867 DNA region includes the following protein-coding sequences:
- a CDS encoding acyl-CoA synthetase gives rise to the protein MSIFEQGLPRAAVNHIALSPLSFIERTAHVYPERTAIIHGSLRRTWKETYQRCRRLASALAARGIGRGDTVAVMLPNTPQMVEAHFGVPMIGAVLNTLNVRLDAEAIAFMLQHGEAKVLITDREFHDVIHAALGMLDHPPLVVDVDDPEYGEGQAVSPLDYEALLAEGDPEFAWQWPQDEWDAISLNYTSGTTGNPKGVVYHHRGAYLNSLGNQMTWSMGQHPVYLWTLPMFHCNGWCYPWTVTALAGTHVCLRRVDPQKILTLIREHQVTHMCGAPIVLNALINMPESAKAAIDHPVHAMVAGAAPPAKVIGAVEEMGIKVTHVYGLTEVYGPVTVCAWHEEWDALPLDERARIKSRQGVRYPTLEGVMVADPKTLEPVPCDGLTIGEIFMRGNTVMKGYLKNPTATEESFAGGWFHTGDLAVWHPDGYVEIRDRLKDIIISGGENISTIEVEGVLYRHPAVMEAAVVARADERWGETPCAFITLKGEHAAVEPQDIMNFCREHLAGFKVPRTVVFTDLPKTSTGKIQKFVLRDWANAL
- a CDS encoding acyl-CoA dehydrogenase C-terminal domain-containing protein, whose protein sequence is MPDYNAPLRDMRFLLDEVFDAPALWARLPALAERIDADTADAILEEAAKITGGLLAPLNRSGDEEGVRFANGAVHTPVGFREAYATYAEGGWVGLAGNPAYGGMGMPKMLSVQFEEMMYGANASFSLYSTLSAGACLALDAHADEALKTSYLPKMYAGEWAGSMCLTEPQAGTDLGLIRTRAEPQADGSYRVTGTKIFITGGEQDLTDNIVHLVLAKLPDAPAGSRGISLFLVPKFLVQADGSLGARNAVSCGSVEHKMGIKASATCVMNFDGATGWLVGELNKGLAAMFTMMNYERLSIGIQGIGCAEMSYQSAVSYARERLQSRAATGPVAKDKAADPIIVHPDVRRMLLTMKALTEGGRAFSTYVGQQLDVAKYAEDAAERDAAQALVALLTPVAKAFFTDTGLESCIHGQQVFGGHGFIREWGQEQLVRDVRIAQIYEGTNGIQALDLLGRKVIADGGQALALFAGEIRAFADAADGVAMSAFTAPLLDALDLLESVTRHVRERAASAPQEIGAASVEYLHLFGYTAYAYLWARMAQASVGQDDDFHGGKLATARFYFARLLPRTESLASSIRAGSDSLFELRAEQF
- a CDS encoding PAS domain S-box protein → MPHLNTLVRLVREQAPVAAQAEVLQRLCLERDGVARALYVEWQPRSHSFEAVAGASRLPPGSGDPLQANDLALAAHLEGRQRLPLDELMSVPCWLAGRLRRAGWGQGLALVLSLDAQRPGLLLVQSPADQAGSWLDWIGELLGEVLVLARHAHRTAPLLSADPQPALVLDESATLVDCNRALRQWLTEFAGAEPRDLLPSNHAQLLRTCLEQGRAVHEVVGEREDRQFLWTFVPMLAERQVLVHGREVTMQQREQREAATASRLYRQIIENTTDLISRRTLDGQLLDVSPASWTLLGYWPEELRGKALLPMLHEQDRQRVAERTRDALVQDGYVTLTYRLRHRDGHYLWFETASRAIRETYTGQVMEVVSVSRDITARVQAEEGLRRLAEVVEANTDLVLFVDPAGRVTYLNPSARRALGLEDEALPASVADVLDDGLADKLEGEGWDTARHSGVWSAEGRLRAGAGRSAAPLSLVLLAHQAAGGERYYSLVARDMTERELRENQQRRHQEELAHTARLVTLGELASGIAHEMNQPLAAVMNYASASQRYLKTLDSQPEAAHRVAQGLAQIVEHTAHASEVIRRLRAFLRKGQRRMQALDINEVARASLGLCAWEAAGAEVAVSEALTENLPPIYADRVLLEQVFLNLLRNAIEANRERHAGEPSHIRLGSHREEDGRLCVWVEDEGPGASGEALEQMFTPFFTSKPDGLGLGLSMSRGIVEGFGGTLDARAVATGGLRLACRLPAGGRGQ
- a CDS encoding class I SAM-dependent methyltransferase; the encoded protein is MSTSDPTLRDISRVTLQHYQDSAQSFREGTWDHDVTQNITALLRHIQGEAPFALLDFGCGPGRDLCVFKGMGHAPVGLDGCASFVDMAREASGCEVWQQDFLALDLPAGRFDGIYANASLFHVPRSELPRVLGQLHAALKPGGVLFSSNPRGENQEGWNGGRYGSYHDLENWTRLLEDAGFRELEHYYRPAGLPREQQPWLASVWRKV